A single region of the Arthrobacter sp. V1I7 genome encodes:
- a CDS encoding ECF transporter S component, producing MTDISAKQGLARRNYNWRVVDIVVAALIAVAGGVVFWAWSQGANLISAPVNALYPPLTGLYAGGWMIPAVLGMLIIRKPGAALFCETVAATGELIMGSQYGTTVLISGLLQGLGAELVFAAVVYKKFNLPVSLLAGAGAGLFCGLNDSFLPWGWNIAYAGGDKLAYIIFTAVSGAVIAGGLSWLATRGLAKTGVLSSFPSRKAATEPVFS from the coding sequence ATGACTGACATTTCTGCCAAGCAGGGCCTGGCCCGGCGCAACTACAACTGGCGCGTGGTGGACATTGTGGTGGCTGCCCTGATCGCGGTTGCCGGCGGGGTTGTCTTCTGGGCCTGGTCCCAGGGCGCCAACCTTATTTCTGCTCCGGTCAACGCGCTGTACCCGCCGCTGACCGGGCTCTACGCCGGCGGCTGGATGATTCCCGCCGTGCTGGGCATGCTCATTATCCGCAAGCCGGGGGCGGCCCTCTTCTGCGAAACCGTGGCGGCCACCGGCGAGCTGATCATGGGGTCCCAGTACGGAACGACGGTGCTGATCTCCGGCCTCCTGCAGGGACTCGGCGCGGAGCTCGTGTTCGCCGCCGTGGTCTACAAGAAGTTCAACCTGCCGGTGTCGCTGCTGGCCGGTGCCGGCGCAGGCCTCTTCTGCGGCCTCAACGACTCGTTCCTGCCCTGGGGCTGGAACATCGCCTACGCCGGCGGCGACAAGCTCGCCTACATCATCTTCACCGCCGTCTCCGGTGCGGTGATCGCCGGTGGACTGTCCTGGCTCGCCACCCGGGGCCTGGCAAAGACCGGGGTGCTGAGCTCCTTCCCCTCGCGCAAGGCCGCCACGGAGCCCGTGTTCTCCTGA
- a CDS encoding DUF1737 domain-containing protein — protein MAYRLYTGPDDRSFCERVSTALADGYVLHGSPSATFNGSTVIVAQAVVLPAAIASADAAVADAVEDLDGEAYGFEDVIGGHA, from the coding sequence CTGGCCTACCGCCTCTACACCGGCCCCGACGACCGCTCCTTCTGCGAGCGCGTTTCCACCGCACTGGCCGACGGCTACGTGCTGCACGGCAGCCCGTCCGCAACGTTCAACGGCAGCACCGTCATCGTGGCCCAGGCCGTGGTGCTGCCGGCCGCGATTGCCAGTGCGGACGCCGCCGTCGCCGATGCGGTGGAGGACCTGGACGGCGAAGCGTATGGCTTCGAAGATGTTATCGGGGGCCACGCATGA
- a CDS encoding glycosyltransferase family 2 protein has product MSIIVPARNAASVIDNCVRSITRTRYARYEVVLVDEGSTDNTAELMASFAVADPRIKVLRHSHGGRAAARNLGARHAAGDVLMFVDADAIFCRCTVDRMLQGFEDRRTGAVYGDDWPARWNRGRGGLLAALSHLGTGMTRRVLAAGGGLPFLPGGIEAFPSKVLAEIGPFREGAADAELELAWRVCKAGYRVGFAPRVRIQAASSSTLRELWRLRSRRTRGLLHTVAAHTGTPWPGFLLRHRWLVPLVPVYSLFTAVFMLAGLVRHVRGLAGRRDKQSHTTSAGPGADRDDDAWRALREAWA; this is encoded by the coding sequence GTGTCGATCATTGTTCCGGCCCGCAATGCGGCCAGCGTCATCGACAACTGCGTCCGGTCTATCACGCGGACCCGTTACGCCCGGTATGAGGTCGTCCTCGTTGACGAGGGCTCCACGGACAACACCGCGGAATTGATGGCCTCCTTCGCCGTGGCGGATCCTCGGATCAAGGTCCTGCGGCACTCCCATGGAGGACGGGCAGCAGCCCGGAATCTGGGCGCCCGGCATGCGGCGGGCGACGTACTGATGTTTGTCGACGCGGACGCGATCTTCTGCCGGTGCACCGTCGACCGCATGCTTCAAGGCTTTGAGGACCGGCGCACCGGGGCCGTCTACGGGGATGACTGGCCGGCCCGCTGGAACCGGGGTCGGGGCGGGCTGCTGGCCGCGCTCAGTCATCTTGGTACCGGAATGACCCGACGGGTCTTGGCCGCAGGCGGGGGCCTCCCGTTCCTTCCCGGCGGCATCGAAGCGTTCCCGAGCAAAGTGCTGGCCGAGATCGGGCCCTTCCGGGAGGGCGCGGCAGACGCGGAGTTGGAGCTTGCCTGGCGCGTATGCAAGGCCGGCTACCGTGTCGGCTTCGCGCCGCGGGTCCGGATCCAGGCCGCGTCTTCGTCGACTCTGCGGGAACTCTGGCGGCTGCGCTCCCGCCGGACGCGGGGCCTGTTACACACAGTGGCGGCCCACACCGGCACGCCCTGGCCGGGATTCTTGCTGCGCCACCGGTGGCTCGTGCCGCTCGTCCCGGTTTACTCCCTGTTCACGGCCGTGTTCATGCTGGCCGGCCTGGTGCGGCACGTTCGCGGACTGGCTGGGCGCCGGGACAAGCAAAGCCACACCACGTCAGCCGGCCCCGGCGCGGACCGCGACGACGACGCCTGGCGGGCGCTCCGGGAGGCCTGGGCCTGA
- a CDS encoding energy-coupling factor transporter transmembrane protein EcfT, which translates to MRDVLNLRGNQALLTRANPLAKFAAVVLITLVLALSIDWVSASVALVFEVALFPLAGLSLALLWQRGWPLILAAGLGGWSTAILAPDSGRILLDAGIWSISEGSLELGLGFLLRGLAIALPAVLLMSCTDPTDLADALAQNAKLPHRFVLGTLAALRLVGIMAEEWQTIGMARRARGVGSRGTPYQRLRSTLGQSFGLLVQAIRRASRLAVTMEARGFGGAERTWARPSTFSGLDLWVLLGGAGIAAAAVAAALAAGTWNLVFLSPQ; encoded by the coding sequence ATGAGGGATGTCCTGAACCTGCGCGGCAACCAGGCGCTGCTGACCCGGGCGAACCCGCTGGCCAAGTTCGCCGCCGTCGTGCTGATTACGCTGGTGTTGGCGTTGTCCATCGACTGGGTTTCCGCCTCGGTGGCGCTGGTCTTTGAAGTGGCTCTGTTTCCGCTCGCCGGACTGAGCCTTGCGTTGCTGTGGCAACGCGGCTGGCCGCTGATCCTGGCGGCGGGACTGGGCGGCTGGAGCACCGCCATCCTGGCGCCGGACAGCGGCAGGATACTGCTCGACGCCGGCATCTGGTCCATCAGCGAAGGCTCCCTCGAACTCGGGCTGGGTTTCCTGCTCCGCGGGCTGGCCATCGCGCTGCCGGCGGTTCTGCTGATGAGCTGCACGGACCCTACGGACCTGGCCGACGCGCTGGCCCAGAACGCGAAACTGCCGCACCGCTTTGTCCTGGGCACGCTGGCCGCGTTGCGGCTCGTGGGGATCATGGCCGAGGAATGGCAAACCATCGGCATGGCGCGGCGCGCGCGTGGCGTGGGCTCGCGGGGCACTCCCTACCAGCGCCTCCGCTCCACGCTCGGGCAGAGCTTCGGGCTCCTCGTGCAGGCCATCCGGCGCGCTTCCCGGCTGGCTGTCACCATGGAAGCGCGCGGCTTCGGCGGCGCCGAACGGACCTGGGCCCGGCCCTCGACCTTCAGCGGCCTGGATCTCTGGGTGCTGCTGGGCGGCGCCGGGATCGCCGCGGCCGCCGTGGCCGCGGCGCTCGCGGCCGGGACCTGGAACCTCGTCTTCCTCAGCCCGCAGTAG
- a CDS encoding O-succinylhomoserine sulfhydrylase, translating into MTFNPDAAAWSAETQAVRGGLDRTGFQETTEPIFLNSGFVYESAAAAERAFTGEDERFVYSRYGNPSVATFQERLRLLEGTEACFATASGMSAVFTALGALLGAGDRVVAARSLFGSCFVILNEILPRWGVETVFVDGPDLEQWRSALSEPTTAVFFESPSNPMQEIVDIAAVSGLAHAAGATVVVDNVFATPLLQRCGDLGADVVVYSGTKHIDGQGRVLGGAILGTKEFIDGPVKQLMRHTGPALSAFNAWVLTKGLETMALRVKHSSASALRLAEWLEEQPAVNWVKYPLLPSHPQYELAAQQMKAGGTVLTLELSPSPGRSAQEAAFVLLDALRIIDISNNLGDAKSLITHPATTTHRAMGPEGRAAIGLSDGVVRLSVGLEDIDDLIRDLGQALKQV; encoded by the coding sequence ATGACTTTCAATCCCGACGCCGCCGCCTGGAGCGCCGAAACCCAGGCTGTCCGCGGCGGGCTCGACCGTACCGGCTTCCAGGAAACCACCGAGCCGATCTTCCTCAACTCCGGCTTCGTCTACGAATCCGCCGCCGCCGCGGAGCGGGCCTTCACCGGCGAGGACGAGCGGTTCGTCTACTCCCGGTACGGCAACCCGTCGGTCGCGACCTTCCAGGAACGGCTCCGGCTGCTTGAAGGCACCGAGGCGTGCTTTGCGACCGCGTCGGGCATGTCCGCGGTGTTCACCGCGCTCGGCGCGTTGCTCGGCGCCGGCGACCGCGTGGTCGCCGCCCGCTCGCTGTTCGGTTCCTGCTTTGTGATCCTCAATGAGATCCTGCCGCGCTGGGGCGTGGAGACGGTATTCGTGGACGGACCGGATCTGGAGCAGTGGCGTTCGGCGTTGTCGGAGCCCACGACGGCGGTCTTCTTCGAGTCGCCGTCGAACCCGATGCAGGAGATCGTGGACATCGCGGCCGTGAGCGGCCTGGCGCACGCCGCGGGCGCGACGGTCGTCGTCGACAACGTCTTTGCCACCCCGCTGTTGCAGCGCTGCGGCGATCTCGGCGCCGACGTGGTCGTCTACTCCGGCACGAAGCACATCGATGGCCAGGGCCGGGTACTCGGCGGCGCGATCCTGGGCACCAAGGAATTCATTGACGGTCCGGTGAAGCAACTCATGCGCCACACCGGCCCCGCGCTTTCGGCGTTCAACGCCTGGGTGCTCACGAAGGGCCTGGAGACCATGGCCCTGAGGGTGAAGCACTCCTCGGCATCGGCCCTGCGGCTGGCTGAATGGCTCGAGGAGCAGCCCGCGGTCAACTGGGTGAAGTACCCGCTGCTGCCGTCCCACCCGCAGTACGAACTGGCGGCGCAGCAGATGAAGGCCGGCGGCACAGTGCTGACGCTGGAGCTTTCACCCTCCCCGGGGCGCTCCGCCCAGGAGGCAGCGTTCGTGCTGCTGGACGCGCTGCGGATCATCGACATCTCCAACAACCTGGGCGACGCCAAGTCCCTGATCACCCATCCCGCCACGACGACGCACCGCGCCATGGGCCCGGAGGGCCGCGCGGCGATTGGTCTCAGCGACGGGGTGGTGCGGCTCTCCGTGGGCCTGGAAGACATCGACGACCTGATCCGCGACCTCGGCCAGGCGCTCAAGCAGGTGTAG
- a CDS encoding UDP-N-acetylglucosamine 1-carboxyvinyltransferase: MTQETAEHVGALLRDARGQKGWTQGQLAAELGTSQSAIARMEQGKQNLSLKMIQRLESIFGRSIVKVGRPQMTHLRVEGGHTLSGSVAVNSSKNAGVALLCASLINRGTTTLRRLARIEEVNRIVEVLTSIGVECSWLNANDLQIRRPAVLDLDSMDVEAARRTRSVIMLLGPLLDESGEYRLPYAGGCDLGTRTVQPHMQALRQFGLSVEAKSGFYTVQAPPSDGDNRSFVLSERGDTVTENAIMAAAHRPGTTIIRNASPNYMVQDLCFYLQMLGVEIQGVGTTTLKITGRASVDADIEYFPSEDPIEAMSLITAGIVTNSEVTIRRVPIEFMEIELATLEQMGQGLEVSGEYLARNSRTRLVDVTTKPSELRAPEDKIHPMPFPGLNIDNLPFFAVIAANAHGQTMIHDWVYENRAIYLTELNKLGAQVQLLDPHRIYVNGPTRWRAAEVGCPPALRPAACLLLAMLAARGVSELRNIYVIERGYEDLAERLNTIGAKIEYFQD; this comes from the coding sequence ATGACACAAGAGACTGCCGAACACGTAGGCGCCCTGCTCCGCGATGCCCGCGGCCAGAAGGGCTGGACCCAGGGACAGCTCGCCGCCGAACTGGGCACCAGCCAGAGCGCCATTGCCCGGATGGAACAAGGGAAGCAGAACCTGAGCCTGAAAATGATCCAGCGGCTGGAATCCATCTTCGGCCGGAGCATCGTCAAGGTCGGCCGGCCGCAGATGACCCACCTGCGGGTCGAGGGCGGCCACACGCTGTCCGGGTCGGTGGCTGTCAACAGCAGCAAGAACGCCGGCGTCGCGCTGCTGTGCGCCAGCCTGATCAACCGCGGCACCACGACGCTGCGCCGGCTGGCGCGGATCGAGGAAGTCAACCGGATCGTGGAAGTGCTGACCAGCATCGGCGTCGAATGCAGCTGGCTCAACGCGAACGATCTGCAGATCCGCCGCCCCGCCGTGCTGGACCTTGATTCCATGGACGTAGAGGCGGCCCGCCGGACCCGCAGCGTCATCATGCTGCTCGGCCCGTTGCTGGACGAATCCGGCGAATACCGCCTGCCGTACGCCGGCGGCTGCGACCTCGGCACCCGCACGGTTCAGCCCCACATGCAGGCGCTGCGCCAGTTCGGCCTCAGCGTCGAGGCGAAGTCGGGGTTCTACACCGTGCAGGCGCCGCCGTCGGACGGGGACAACCGCTCCTTCGTACTGAGCGAACGCGGTGACACCGTCACCGAGAACGCGATCATGGCCGCGGCCCACCGCCCCGGCACCACCATCATCCGCAATGCCAGCCCCAACTACATGGTGCAGGATCTGTGCTTCTACCTGCAGATGCTCGGCGTCGAGATCCAGGGCGTGGGTACGACCACCCTCAAAATCACCGGCCGGGCCTCGGTCGACGCCGACATCGAGTACTTCCCATCGGAGGATCCGATCGAGGCGATGAGCCTGATTACCGCCGGCATCGTGACCAACTCGGAAGTCACCATCCGCCGTGTCCCGATCGAGTTCATGGAGATCGAACTCGCGACGCTCGAACAAATGGGCCAGGGCCTCGAGGTGTCGGGCGAATATCTGGCCCGCAACAGCCGTACCCGGCTGGTGGATGTCACTACCAAGCCCTCGGAATTGCGGGCGCCGGAGGACAAGATCCACCCGATGCCGTTCCCCGGCCTGAATATCGACAACCTGCCCTTCTTCGCGGTCATTGCTGCCAACGCCCACGGCCAGACCATGATCCACGACTGGGTGTATGAGAACCGTGCGATCTACCTGACCGAACTGAACAAACTCGGCGCCCAGGTGCAGCTTCTGGATCCGCACCGGATCTACGTTAACGGCCCGACCAGGTGGCGGGCAGCAGAAGTGGGCTGCCCGCCGGCGCTCCGCCCCGCGGCCTGCCTTCTGCTGGCGATGCTCGCCGCCCGAGGGGTTTCCGAGCTGCGCAACATCTACGTGATTGAGCGCGGCTACGAGGATCTGGCCGAGCGGCTCAACACCATCGGAGCGAAGATCGAGTACTTCCAGGACTGA
- a CDS encoding ABC transporter ATP-binding protein, protein MSTADRVRPAGVTARGWGWRHAGRSRPAVNGLDLDISPGERVLLLGPSGSGKSTLLHALAGVLGDNAADALGDNSGAVTAEDSDETGTLHIDGAAPRAQRGRAGLVQQDPETQVVLSRLGDDVAFGAENLSVPAAEIWTRVGEALDDVGLGRLPLDHPTSALSGGQKQRLALAGILAMRPGLILLDEPTANLDPAGVLEVRDAVGRCLDKTGATLVVVEHRVSVWKDLVDRIVVLQPGTATEPAVLIDGPPDRVLAQARDMLTAAGVWVPGYVPRTRGRTGPATPVGSAGTGRPGGHDAGTLLMTAENLAVSRDRGRRSGVRGGFRTIPPVAVQSGITARVRAGEALTITGPNGSGKSTFALTLAGLLAPVSGAVSATLELSAGAGIDPYKWKAQQLIARIGTVFQEPEHQFVTGRVLDELMFGPRHLGRGEERVDELLERLRLTELVDANPYTLSGGEKRRLSVATVLAAHPQVLVLDEPTFGQDANTWSELASFLSELLDAGTAVVSVTHDAEFTAVLGGTELSLNTPGRRDPDPVKAP, encoded by the coding sequence ATGAGCACCGCCGACCGAGTCCGCCCGGCCGGGGTCACGGCCCGCGGCTGGGGCTGGCGGCACGCGGGCCGGTCCCGGCCCGCGGTCAACGGGCTGGATCTGGACATCAGCCCCGGGGAACGGGTGCTGCTGCTGGGGCCATCGGGCTCGGGCAAATCAACGCTGCTCCACGCCCTCGCAGGGGTCCTCGGCGACAACGCCGCCGACGCCCTCGGCGACAACTCAGGCGCGGTGACCGCTGAAGACTCTGACGAAACCGGCACGCTGCACATCGACGGTGCCGCCCCGCGGGCGCAGCGGGGCCGGGCCGGGCTCGTACAACAGGACCCGGAAACCCAGGTGGTGCTCTCCCGCCTCGGTGACGACGTCGCGTTCGGAGCGGAGAACCTGTCGGTTCCGGCGGCCGAGATCTGGACCCGGGTCGGGGAAGCGCTCGACGACGTCGGGCTGGGCCGGCTGCCGCTGGACCATCCGACCTCGGCCCTGTCCGGCGGACAGAAGCAGCGGCTGGCCCTCGCCGGAATCCTGGCGATGCGTCCGGGGCTGATCCTGCTTGACGAACCCACCGCCAACCTCGACCCGGCCGGCGTCCTGGAAGTACGGGACGCCGTGGGCCGGTGCCTGGACAAAACCGGGGCCACCCTCGTGGTCGTGGAGCACCGGGTCTCCGTGTGGAAAGACCTCGTGGACCGGATCGTGGTCCTCCAGCCCGGCACCGCGACGGAACCGGCCGTGCTGATCGACGGTCCGCCGGACCGGGTCCTGGCACAGGCGCGGGACATGCTCACCGCCGCGGGCGTCTGGGTCCCCGGCTACGTGCCGCGGACCCGGGGCCGTACGGGGCCGGCAACTCCCGTGGGCTCTGCGGGAACCGGCAGGCCCGGAGGGCACGACGCCGGGACGCTGCTGATGACTGCCGAGAACCTGGCCGTCTCCCGCGACCGCGGCCGCCGTTCCGGTGTGCGCGGGGGCTTCCGCACGATCCCTCCGGTAGCGGTGCAGTCCGGCATCACCGCCCGGGTCCGGGCCGGCGAAGCCCTGACCATCACGGGCCCCAACGGCTCCGGAAAGTCGACCTTCGCCCTGACCCTGGCCGGCCTGCTGGCGCCGGTCTCCGGGGCCGTCTCCGCAACGCTGGAGCTGAGCGCCGGCGCGGGGATCGATCCGTACAAGTGGAAGGCGCAGCAGCTGATTGCCCGGATCGGAACGGTCTTCCAGGAACCGGAGCACCAGTTCGTCACCGGCCGGGTGCTCGACGAGTTGATGTTCGGCCCCCGGCACCTCGGCCGTGGAGAAGAACGGGTGGACGAGTTGCTGGAGCGGCTGCGGCTGACCGAGCTGGTGGACGCCAACCCTTACACGCTCTCCGGCGGCGAAAAGCGCCGGCTCTCGGTGGCCACCGTGCTCGCGGCCCATCCGCAGGTGCTCGTGCTGGACGAGCCCACCTTCGGCCAGGATGCCAACACCTGGTCCGAGCTGGCATCCTTCCTCTCCGAGCTCCTCGACGCCGGCACCGCCGTCGTGTCCGTCACCCACGACGCGGAATTCACCGCCGTGCTCGGCGGCACCGAACTCAGCCTCAACACCCCGGGCCGGCGGGACCCGGACCCGGTGAAGGCGCCATGA
- a CDS encoding glutamate--cysteine ligase gives MRTFGVEEELLIVDPETGLPLALADVMLPVLLPPAPEAGRVVAAQQPVHEDAGFSFELKLEQIETQTRPCLDYNELLRQLRQGRALTDQAARAHGGRVAALATSPRGSATHTTPSPRYVTMQERFGLTVRNQLTCGFHVHTFVESPEEGVAVMDRIRDKLAVLVALSANSPYWNGAETGFESYRTQAWNRWPGSGPTMIFGSLPVYRRVVTRLVESGVLLDEGMIYFDARLCRHHPTVEVRVADVCLRAEDAALIAVLVRALVESAGREWADGVEPAPVPTLLLRMAAWQASNCGLRGELLDFGTFLPAPAAQVVQALVDYLAPVLAEQGELELVREGIARILAEGTGSQLQRQPFKHGGLVAVVDRAVEVTTQGTEPSQRADQTSRGPARRA, from the coding sequence ATGCGCACCTTCGGTGTCGAGGAAGAACTCTTGATAGTGGACCCGGAAACGGGGCTGCCGCTGGCCTTGGCCGATGTCATGCTGCCGGTCCTGCTCCCGCCGGCGCCGGAGGCCGGGCGGGTGGTCGCAGCGCAGCAGCCGGTCCACGAGGACGCCGGCTTCAGCTTTGAACTCAAGCTGGAGCAAATTGAAACCCAGACGCGGCCGTGTCTGGACTACAACGAGCTGCTCCGGCAGCTCCGGCAGGGCCGGGCCCTCACGGACCAGGCCGCCAGGGCCCACGGCGGCCGTGTCGCGGCCCTGGCGACATCGCCCCGCGGCTCCGCAACGCACACCACTCCCTCGCCGCGTTATGTCACCATGCAGGAACGCTTCGGGCTCACCGTCCGGAACCAGCTCACCTGCGGCTTCCACGTTCACACCTTCGTGGAGTCCCCCGAGGAGGGTGTGGCGGTGATGGACCGGATCCGCGACAAGCTGGCCGTGCTGGTAGCCCTCAGCGCAAACTCCCCGTACTGGAACGGTGCGGAGACCGGGTTTGAAAGCTACCGTACGCAGGCCTGGAACCGCTGGCCGGGCTCGGGTCCCACGATGATCTTCGGCAGCCTGCCCGTCTACCGGCGGGTCGTGACCCGGCTGGTGGAAAGCGGCGTGCTGCTGGACGAAGGGATGATCTATTTCGACGCGCGGCTGTGCCGGCATCACCCCACGGTGGAGGTCCGGGTCGCCGACGTCTGCCTCCGAGCCGAGGACGCGGCTCTGATTGCCGTGCTGGTGCGCGCCCTCGTGGAGTCGGCCGGCCGGGAGTGGGCCGACGGCGTGGAGCCCGCCCCGGTACCCACGTTATTGCTGCGGATGGCCGCCTGGCAGGCCAGCAACTGCGGGCTTCGCGGGGAGCTGCTGGACTTCGGGACGTTCCTGCCGGCCCCGGCTGCCCAGGTGGTCCAGGCGCTCGTGGACTATCTGGCGCCGGTGCTGGCCGAGCAGGGTGAGCTGGAGCTGGTCCGCGAGGGCATCGCGCGGATCCTCGCCGAGGGGACCGGTTCCCAGCTGCAGCGCCAGCCGTTCAAGCACGGCGGACTAGTGGCCGTCGTCGACCGCGCGGTCGAGGTGACTACTCAAGGGACGGAACCCTCGCAACGCGCGGACCAGACATCGCGGGGACCGGCCCGCCGGGCCTGA
- a CDS encoding rhodanese-like domain-containing protein: protein MSYAGDLSPRDAWAKLEAGAILVDVRTESEWARIGIPETASANEKRTDPLFIQWNLAGGVPNSHFIEQLKQQAPDAAGTELVFLCRSGARSIAAANAATEAGFVSYNVLEGFEGAPDQYGERNVNGWKNRGLPINPGKI, encoded by the coding sequence ATGAGCTACGCCGGAGACCTCAGCCCCCGGGATGCGTGGGCCAAGCTCGAAGCAGGCGCCATCCTGGTCGACGTCCGCACCGAGTCCGAATGGGCCCGCATCGGCATCCCGGAAACCGCGTCCGCGAACGAAAAGCGGACTGATCCGTTGTTCATCCAGTGGAACCTGGCCGGCGGCGTCCCCAATTCGCACTTCATTGAGCAGTTGAAGCAGCAAGCCCCGGATGCCGCCGGGACCGAACTCGTCTTCCTGTGCCGTTCCGGCGCCCGCTCCATCGCCGCCGCGAACGCCGCCACAGAGGCCGGCTTCGTCTCCTACAACGTCCTTGAGGGCTTCGAAGGCGCGCCGGACCAATACGGCGAACGAAACGTCAACGGCTGGAAGAACCGCGGGCTGCCCATCAACCCCGGAAAGATCTAA
- a CDS encoding ATP-grasp domain-containing protein, giving the protein MKPRILITGAGAPAGRALAAQLKSRDIPFLGADVRELPVGAGFTAVRVPPATDPEMVPALRRLVARESINLVIPAASEELTHLSAARAGFGRDVRVIIGDPGPVALANDRLFTAWQLRTAGVPVPRCGVPGDFAGADDAMAALDGPVVVRPRVCRGEGSVMFIDGSQHVDWAALPDGQIVQEYIPGTEYLPLVFGTPADNGTAPFVIVAERTTSADGNPGRADGCVRRAVAGEDMDVGNLAMAAVRSLGLTGPVELAVRRRDDGTPVVLDVNARFGASSESAPELLDAVLASFNLPSFNPASFRQGIGAYAYAVV; this is encoded by the coding sequence GTGAAACCCCGTATCCTGATCACCGGTGCCGGCGCCCCTGCCGGGCGCGCGCTAGCGGCGCAGTTGAAGTCCAGAGACATTCCCTTCCTCGGAGCCGACGTCCGCGAACTGCCGGTAGGGGCGGGCTTCACTGCGGTCCGGGTTCCCCCCGCCACCGATCCGGAAATGGTACCGGCGCTACGGCGCCTCGTCGCCCGGGAGAGCATCAATCTCGTCATTCCGGCGGCCAGCGAGGAGCTGACCCACCTCTCGGCCGCCCGCGCCGGTTTCGGACGGGACGTCCGCGTCATTATCGGGGACCCGGGACCCGTGGCACTGGCCAACGACAGGCTCTTCACCGCCTGGCAGCTCCGCACGGCCGGAGTCCCGGTCCCGCGCTGCGGCGTTCCCGGGGATTTCGCCGGCGCGGATGACGCCATGGCGGCGCTGGACGGCCCCGTAGTCGTCAGGCCAAGAGTCTGCCGCGGCGAAGGTTCCGTGATGTTCATCGACGGCAGCCAACATGTCGACTGGGCAGCGCTGCCCGACGGGCAGATCGTGCAGGAATACATTCCCGGGACGGAATACCTTCCCTTGGTCTTTGGAACCCCCGCGGACAACGGAACGGCTCCCTTCGTGATCGTGGCAGAAAGGACAACCTCGGCAGACGGAAACCCGGGCAGGGCGGACGGATGCGTCCGCCGGGCCGTGGCCGGCGAGGATATGGACGTCGGCAACCTTGCGATGGCCGCCGTCCGTTCATTGGGACTGACGGGCCCTGTCGAGCTCGCGGTCCGGCGCCGGGACGACGGGACGCCGGTGGTACTGGACGTGAACGCCCGCTTCGGGGCCAGCAGCGAGTCGGCACCGGAACTGCTTGATGCAGTCCTGGCCTCCTTCAACCTTCCCTCTTTCAACCCCGCCTCGTTCCGGCAGGGAATCGGAGCGTACGCCTATGCCGTGGTTTGA
- a CDS encoding aminodeoxychorismate lyase — MTSASVAGPATVLVFLDPEFENGRVADASQPQLMATDQGATRGDGVFESLLAVGGRPRKLQAHLDRLASSARVLELEIPAEDQWRRAIETAIREFRGPQVPDVAEAPAAAEAPAAAPADELVVKLLVTRGVEGEGGPTCWVQVSAPGAAGRRQRETGIDVLLLDRGYDSEVGERAPWLLLGAKTLSYAVNMAALRYAHHQGADDVIFTSADGRVLEGPTSTVLLAHLETSDDGQGGVRTIRRLITPQLDSGILPGTSQGALFTAAKAAGWELGYGPLEPKDLLDADAVWLISSIRLLAPVNHIDGKEIGTPELRKQLTAELNALYATIE; from the coding sequence ATGACTTCTGCCTCTGTTGCCGGCCCCGCCACGGTGCTGGTGTTCCTGGACCCCGAGTTTGAAAACGGCCGGGTTGCTGACGCGTCCCAACCGCAGCTGATGGCCACCGACCAGGGCGCCACCCGCGGCGACGGCGTGTTCGAGTCGCTGCTGGCCGTGGGCGGCCGGCCCCGTAAACTGCAGGCCCATCTGGACCGGCTGGCCAGCTCCGCGCGGGTTCTCGAGCTCGAGATTCCGGCGGAGGACCAGTGGCGGCGTGCCATTGAGACGGCGATCCGCGAGTTCCGGGGTCCGCAGGTGCCGGACGTGGCGGAGGCGCCTGCCGCTGCGGAGGCCCCTGCCGCTGCGCCGGCTGATGAGCTGGTGGTGAAACTCCTCGTGACGCGCGGGGTGGAGGGCGAGGGGGGGCCCACCTGCTGGGTGCAGGTCTCCGCTCCCGGCGCCGCCGGCCGCCGCCAGCGCGAGACCGGGATCGACGTCCTGCTCCTGGACCGGGGCTACGACAGCGAGGTCGGCGAGCGGGCCCCGTGGCTGCTGCTCGGCGCCAAGACCCTCTCCTACGCCGTCAACATGGCCGCGCTGCGCTACGCCCACCATCAGGGCGCGGACGATGTCATCTTCACCTCCGCGGACGGCCGCGTCCTCGAGGGTCCGACGTCGACAGTCCTGCTGGCGCACCTGGAAACGTCCGACGACGGCCAGGGCGGCGTCCGCACGATCCGTCGGCTCATCACGCCGCAGCTGGACAGCGGAATTCTGCCCGGAACCTCCCAGGGCGCCTTGTTCACCGCGGCCAAGGCCGCCGGCTGGGAGCTGGGCTACGGGCCGCTGGAGCCGAAGGACCTGCTCGACGCCGACGCGGTCTGGCTCATTTCAAGCATCAGGCTGCTGGCCCCTGTCAACCACATTGACGGCAAGGAGATCGGCACTCCGGAACTGCGCAAACAGCTGACGGCAGAGTTGAATGCGCTCTACGCCACCATCGAGTAG